The genomic segment ATGGAAATCTTATCGTCACCTCCACTGCTATAACTTGAGCATAGCCACCATCGTCACTCCCTAGATTGTAGCAATAGACTTCTAAGTTCTCCCAACTTAAACTTTCACCCGCTCATGGTCTATTCTTATTTAGCAGTGAGATAGTTAAGACTGTCACTTATCTATTTGAAACCCTCCAAAGACTTCCCGTCTCACTTAAAGTAAAAATCAAAGACTAAAGAGTGGTCCACAAGACTCTCCTACAGGATCCGACTCCCACCTACATCTCCCTCTGACAACCTCAGCAACCTGTTCCTCACTGCTAGCCTAGAATATGTTCTTTGTACCTGTCAAGCACTCTCTGGCCTCAGAGCATTTTCCTCGCTATACTCTCTTAAGGAGTATCACCTCCTTGGATTTTACCTTCTCAAAGAAACCTATCCCAATACCCCAACGTAACTTGTGACACCATCCCTTCTCTATTTCCCTTGAGAATCAGGGCTATCCATTTCTCCATGACACATATGACCTTCTGACACACACGATAATTTACTTATTTGGAGGGGTTATGGTTGATTGTTTCTCTTCCACCAAAGAATATAAAGTGTCTTTGAACAGGCATCattgcatattttatttgttgCAATATCCTCACAGCTTTGAAAAGCACACCTTTTAGGTcatcaatacatatttattgaatgagtgatttgcttgaacccagattAACTATTTTAGCTCGTGCAGACACATTCCATATTGCTCATTTTCCAAATTAGATGTGGTTCTGCAGAAATGGAGAAAGTCACATACAGACTGCTGCCACTAAGTTTTCAGTGTGATGTATTTGGGAATGTTTTGATGTCTTAAAGGAAGGAGACTTTTGTGAATAAAACACCAGTTATAaagttttatgaaatataaaatagctCTCATCTTGATCCCTAAATAAGCTATGTGTCCAAATAGCTTTAAGTCCAGGGCAGGCCCATCAATGGAGACTCTTTATAATTGGAACTAATCTTCAGACTATCTTCAGTAAGTGGCAGACTCTATGAGGCTTTGATATAATGCTTATCCCAATTTCCACATGGAGCACCATAATAATTCACTaggataaaaatttaaattacttcaTAAATGAGGGCAAAACAGACTGGGGACCCAGACACAACTCTGGGTGAATTTTGTAATATCCAGTCttttccaagggaaaaaaaaagtctcaggcAATATAGATGTTGAtcaaaaagtaggccaggcatggtggctcacacctgtaatctcagcacttggggatgccaaggcaggtggatcacttgtggtcaaaagttcaagaccagcctggccaacatggtaaaaccctgtctctactaaaaatataaaaattagccagatgcaatggcgcacacctgtaattcctgctacttgggaggctgaggcaggagaatctcttgaacccaggaggcagaggttgcagtgagccaagaccataccactacactacagcctgagcaacaaacaCAGTgggacctgtctcaaaaaaaaaaaaaaaaaaaaaaaggcaggttgAGCAGCATTCAGACCCATCCTGTCTAAAGCAATGATTATAATGTGAAATAGTATTTTAAACTACATCCAAATTTAACATATCACAGCGATTATATCACACAAATGCAAGCAGATTCAGAACCTTAAGGTTTTatctatgaaaaagaaatatcaaacaCACTTTATATCTGAATTTAGCTCAACAGACTATGGTCgatccattttattttaatatcaaagGACAGTAGGGCCCAGACTTCAAACTAATATCCTTCAAGCATTCATGTTTTAATTAGATGCCATCTGTATTCTATGATTCCTATTATTTCAGAATCTGGGAGTGAGTAAAGCTGACCTAAATCTAAAGTTCTTTGATTTCAAAAAGAGCCCTGTGCTCAGCTTAGCACCACACTGGAAGGAGCAAGACAAGAAACAACCCATGAAAGCATATAAATTCTTCGACATCACACAGcttttgtctatttctttctatcattctataaaataatgttacCAATTTAAACACTAGTCAAACATCAAAAGAGATCGGGGTAAGACTTATCTATTCCACATCCATTTTAATACGTTTTTTATACTCAAGATactatttctgaaaataatagATTGCAATAAAAAAAGCAGGCCGACTTTCTGATTTTTACCTAAAGAGATAATATAGCAAGATGCAAGGaggaaataaacatgaaaaagaataGCACTGTCTCATAGtccattctattctatttttgcAGAAGTTATTATAAATTTTACCCATGATAAgaagctttatttttctgttcaaagAAATCGATTGATATTTTTACTGGTAGTTAAATTATAATCATTCTTCTTATTTTCCTGTTCATCAAATTTACCAtgcatttctttgaattttctttacTTGGAAAtgttttacaaagtaaaaagCAAATGCTGAAAATTTTTCAATGTTGGGTGCAAGAAGAAAGCCCAAAAACAATAGGTCTTCAATAAACAGGCCTTTAATGTATCAAAAGCTCTTTGGGGCTCACCCTCTTCCAACTCTCTGACTATATGCAAAACAGGAGAAAGCATAAAGTGCaatgaaacacacacagaaatgctTTGAAAAAGTTTTTAGAGTAAAATCacttttcacaaaacaaaaagaataagtaTATGGCAGCATGGTTTAAAAAATGATAGTTAATGCACTCAGGAAACAGTAACGGTTAGATTATCAGTTAGTTTTAAATActctacaaatacattttataatcacatatatgtatttaaaatataataaacaggTTAATTTACCTCAAATAAGTAGGATTTTCAATTTAGAATCACAGAAAAAGTTAAATTGTATCCATCTCATTTGCTTTGAATGTTTAAAATGCAAGGACTTAATCTCTaatacattttgtaaatgaacccaaaattatataaattggGAATTCTGGTTATAATTCCTTAATAATGATTTTCTTCATGAGAATTATAAAGTCAGGCTAAATCGCTAACATGAgttatttctttgtagcaataaatCGTGGTAAAAAAGAACATGGCTTCAAGAATCAACAGacttaatattatataaatgtcagCTCCGTAACAGACCCATGACCTGGACAATTATTcactgaacttcagtttcttgGTGTACAAAATAGGGAAAATAGTATTATCAACTTCATATAGTTATAAAACTTAACTGATGTaatctattttaattaatttttcaacTATTTTATATACTAGCATagttcctgacccacagaaagcATTTGATATTGCTGCTATTATTACTATCAGATTATAAGGCCAATCGTCTTATGTCTCCACACACAGCCTTCTGGGATCATCTTCTGTATATTTGGTCAggttgttttccatttctgaaatgCCAACTTCTTTCCTCTTCATTAAGTTAAATCCTAAATATTTCCGACAGGCCTGACATTTTTTTATAACTTCCCTTACTAATCATGTTCCATCACATTACTCCTGTTATATTGAACTCAGTTGGTGATTATTTATAATCTGACTTACACATTTAATTTTGCCTTATATTGGTTTTCTAGCTGTATTATAGATTTAATAACTGTATATAGCCTCTCTAAATTGTGTATGTTTTTTCTACTGATTAAAATTGAATTGttctaagacaaaaaaaaaaaaatctcttactTCCCTTTAAAAGAAACCACACACACTCCAAAGAAAGCTAGTGTAGTGGTATacacatagtaggtatttaatGCATGCTTTTGACTTGAATTGTATTGTGACATCATTTACAAGATAATGAGTGTCACTTTATCCCTTCAACATGACAttcatcatctgtaaagtgataGTGAAACACACTCTCCATGGTATTTCAAAGCTCTAAAACGACATTATTTCAATGTACTGAGCTGAAAATCACCACCCCTTCTTATGCAGGCactttaattgttttattttattgatataacAGCTATCAAATTCTGGGTGTGGGTGATCCACAATCTGAATTACTTGAGAATAGTTGGGAAGCCAGCATGCCTTAGCGTAGAGTTGCCTTCTGCTAGGAGAATGGGCTTGAATATGTCACAGGCCTGGATCTaagataatattccattttatattaaTCCTGTCTACTATTCCATCAATACAGGATATTTGGATGGATGCTAGGGTCCCTGTTAATAAATCATCAGAAACATATCATAGTCCTGAATCTcaactattttcttttaattctgtcaTTAGGGCCAATGGTATAACTCATATTATGCCTGAGGAAAAATAATACTCTTGGAGTCATAGATATAAGACATTAGGCAGAGAAAGAGgattttcaaaatcaaataatTTGACTGAAACACATAATTCTATACAGATTATAATTCATTTACACATTCAAATATACCAAGTCCTGGTACCCTCTTgcactttttcttccttcttgtaGAGGCACAATTAATACTATAATTATTGATTTCTgccttggggggaaaaaaagattctTCCCTGTTTCAAAATAAGCATGCACCATGCAACATGCAAAAAGTACctttgatttcttattttctggGCCTGTTGACATGGACAATGCACAAGGTGAAATCAGCTCCTCTGTTCTTGTTAGAGATATGGGAAGTGATGGGGTTGAAACAGGTGACCTGTGGTTGGGGGTGCTGCTTTCAGATTTCCCAAGTCTTGAAGGCAGGGTACCACTGCCACAATGTGGATGCAGAGCTGAGGGACTGAGCTGGGGCACCAGGGTGGGCAGATTGGCACGAGGGAGAGAGGAGGACCTCAAGTTGGGAAGAGAGGCAGAGCTAGTACTGGAGATAGGGAGTGAAGGAAGAGCTGAAGGATTCAGCTCCTGGCCAGATAGTTGGGATGATGCTCTTTTAGATCTGTTTATCAGGCTTGAAAGAGCTGGGGAAGGATGGaaacatttctctgaagaagagAACGTAGCTCTTTGATTAATAGTAGGAGATAGAGAAGACAATGCAGAGGAGGCTAATGTAGAAGGGTAGGTGTGAATGTTTCTGGGGTTTTCTGGACCCCTGAGGTCACCATCCTGTTTACTCtttaaagaggaaagagaagagcttGGTGGAACAGGAGGAAGACCCACAGAACTTGATGCACTGGTTTGTAGCAGGGAAAGCATGGTATTGTTCTTCAAAGTAGGTGATGGTGTTCTCTCTACATTCATGGAAGCAAGGCTGCTACTAGCCTGTTTTGTAGGAGAGAGGGAGGGCGCCTGAGAAAGTGGGGTAGACTTGGTGAAAACAGGCAGGTGAAAAGATTGCTGGGTCAACTCAGAAACCTGGCATTCCCCTTGATCTAGAGACCCGGCTCTCAGGGAACAACTTGAGAGAGATTTTTTAGGCGTGGGTGGGGTCTGCTTTGCTTTTTGATCAAGTGTGAGCGAGGAAGAGGCCGGGGAGTTGAGAGAGAAGGTGGGACAGGATGCAGGGGAAAAGGGTCTTTGGTGGGAAGGGTTTGACTTGAGAATGGCAGTGAGAAGGGCAAGCCGGGAAGGCACCGGGGATTTTACCCCTGACTTTGAAAGATTTCCACTAGATGACATTTGGCTGCAGATGGTGGAAGAAGAGCCGTGGAAAGAGGAGGTAAATGGTTTGGGGCTCGGAGACAGTGAATGCGTGACAATGCGGACTGGTATGTACAAGGCTGAATTCGACTTCAGAGAAGCACTGGAGGACGATGGAGGAGAAGAGGTTCTCGGATTTTCTCCGCGACTAAGGACATGCGAGGTTAAACTTGTCTTCTTGAGAACTTCAGAGGTCAGTCCAGGCTTTGGATCTGCCGCAGTTGAACTGGGTAAGTTAGAACCTGATAGTTGAGTGGAATGGGGAAACAGTAACGTCGAGGAGGTGCCCTTCGATGCAGAAAAGGGTGTAGAGTGAGCGGTAGTTTGAAAATACGTAGCTGATTCTTCCACCACGGCCCCACCGACATCCAGCCTCCTAGTGTGGAACTCCTCTAGGACAGAGGCTCCCTCGAGGTGAACTGGGTCGGGTGGTGCGTTCGGATTAGTTGGAGAAACAAAGGAGAAAGCAGGTGGTTTACAGGCAAGCTGCTCAGAGGTAGTGGAAGAAGAAGTTAACTAGAGGAAAGAGAAATAGACAGATTGAAATGGGACATTATTTCTGAAACGATCAAAATATTCTTGTCACTTGTGCGATTATGCAAACAATTTACACAAAAGGAGGCAACTTAAACCTCCATAAAAACGAAGGAAATTCTGTTTTGCTAATGAGGCCTTGCTCTGAATTTGAAATAAGATACAAATAAGCTGTGAAGTATTACATCCTATACCTCATTTATCCCACAGAatgaaatcaatataaaattatattgcatAGTTGGAAGATAATTCGTCGACATCATCTAAAATAGTTATCTTAATTTTGAATTGTGTGATTTGGAAAGATTTAAATCACCATCAGTATAAATTGCAAATttcactttggaaaactattttcTTCTATTGTAAGAATATAAAGCATGATATTATAATAACGACTACAagccttaaaaaaattttaacacacTCCAAGGGTTTAAAATTCTAAGTTTCTACTACTTCACTCCTACATGCTGTGAACTTGGAAAAGTGCCTAGAATTCAAAAGATGAAACCCCCAATATCAACACAGAATGATAAATTGAGGGATTGAAAGCAAAGTCCAAATTAGACAGGAAGTTTTAGCttatttttcctaattatttGCCAGAATGAATATTTACCGTGAACACACAATGAATATTTAACAAATGATTTGGGTTATGCTGGAAGAAATAGGCTCTCTTGCATCAAAAGAAGCCAGAACACTTTACAAATATAATCCACTTGAATCAAGGAAACCCACCAATccaaataaagaggaaataaagaaaccaaataaagaggaaataaagaacaATTCATCATTTTACAAGAGAAGCTAGGGAGAGCCTGTGAAACAACTGGATGTAGGTAGCCTtgtgccattttaaaaatcatctagtACTTTAAGATAAGTACTGAAGTTATAAATACTTTGAACACCTTTTAAACAGAGGTTTCCCTTAAAAGTCATTGATTTGATTATgtcaatatataaaagaaatataaacatgcATGTCTAATAAAGAATTTAGGGAATatcaatcatttaaaatatcaataaatattaagaTTAACATATAGATGTTGCATTAAGCACATAGCAGGaaactgtatataaatataacaaactTAGCAAAATCTttacaaataaagtaaaagatATTTATTGATTTCGCTTATAACATTTTCAGATTTCCATCAGACCTAATGCAGAGGTTTTCATGTCATATAGTTTTaatctctaaaaaatttaaaactggcAAATTTAAACAACTCATCCCAAACTTCCAAGTTTCTAAGTAAACATACCCAAAATAGTCCTTTCttttatacataaatttatatgtatCTTTGCAACATGGAAGAATACAAACATTTCTTGCTACATAAATAATACCTGAATATTTTAGCAtaactcagaatatgagaaaatcAGATATAATTGAAAGTCAAGCAGAATTGAATCAAGTGGAGGAAGAAAACTTAGCAATTCACTCTTGTAAGTTTTACTTAGAAACAACTCTGCTTAGCCAATGTTTATGTAACTGATTCATGTGGTTAGAGATATATTTAAATCCAAACACTGCTAGCTGGGCAGCTGAATGTTTCTGTCACTACAAGCATGACAATGTCTTATCTGGAGTTATGCAATCATTTGTAGTTAAATATGTAATTAATGTTTAAGAAATTGTTCTCTTAGGGTAAATagtatattcagatttttttttaaccacaaatGAAAAGTCTTCTCTAATTGCTTCCTATGATTGATCTCTCCTATTGAAAAGAATATAGAAACATTTCTAGACTGTGTAGTGTGTCTTTGCATGTTGTACTATGCCTAGAATAGCTGTTTGGTAAAGAATTCTGTAAATTAATAATGGCAGTCACAAAACTCTCATTACCCTTTCAGTTCTGCTGTT from the Macaca mulatta isolate MMU2019108-1 chromosome 4, T2T-MMU8v2.0, whole genome shotgun sequence genome contains:
- the MLIP gene encoding muscular LMNA-interacting protein isoform X24 — protein: MEIEKHEKRSLLNKNLEEKLTSKSNDYLTLNAGSQQERDKATLTCPSEVSGTILQEREFEANKLQGMQQSDLFKAEYVLIVDSEGEDEATSRKVEQGPPGGIGTAAVRPKSLAISSSLVSDVVRPKTQGTDLKASSHPEMLHGIAPQQKHGQLTSSSTTSEQLACKPPAFSFVSPTNPNAPPDPVHLEGASVLEEFHTRRLDVGGAVVEESATYFQTTAHSTPFSASKGTSSTLLFPHSTQLSGSNLPSSTAADPKPGLTSEVLKKTSLTSHVLSRGENPRTSSPPSSSSASLKSNSALYIPVRIVTHSLSPSPKPFTSSFHGSSSTICSQMSSSGNLSKSGVKSPVPSRLALLTAILKSNPSHQRPFSPASCPTFSLNSPASSSLTLDQKAKQTPPTPKKSLSSCSLRAGSLDQGECQVSELTQQSFHLPVFTKSTPLSQAPSLSPTKQASSSLASMNVERTPSPTLKNNTMLSLLQTSASSSVGLPPVPPSSSLSSLKSKQDGDLRGPENPRNIHTYPSTLASSALSSLSPTINQRATFSSSEKCFHPSPALSSLINRSKRASSQLSGQELNPSALPSLPISSTSSASLPNLRSSSLPRANLPTLVPQLSPSALHPHCGSGTLPSRLGKSESSTPNHRSPVSTPSLPISLTRTEELISPCALSMSTGPENKKSKQYKTKSSYKAFAAIPTNTLLLEQKALDEPAKTESVSKDNTLEPPVELYFPAQLRQQTEELCATIDKVLQDSLSMHSSDSPSRSPKTLLGSDTVKTPTTLPRAAGRETKYANLSSPSSTVSESQLTKPGVIRPVPVKSRILLKQEEEVYEPNPFSKYLEDNSDLFSEQLSHPMAAIPEHEALDSKE
- the MLIP gene encoding muscular LMNA-interacting protein isoform X18 codes for the protein MCSWYLGFECSVSAGGSEAKPLIFTFVPTVRRLPTHTQLTDTSKFLVKIPEESSDKSPETVNRSKSNDYLTLNAGSQQERDKATLTCPSEVSGTILQEREFEANKLQGMQQSDLFKAEYVLIVDSEGEDEATSRKVEQGPPGGIGTAAVRPKSLAISSSLVSDVVRPKTQGTDLKASSHPEMLHGIAPQQKHGQLTSSSTTSEQLACKPPAFSFVSPTNPNAPPDPVHLEGASVLEEFHTRRLDVGGAVVEESATYFQTTAHSTPFSASKGTSSTLLFPHSTQLSGSNLPSSTAADPKPGLTSEVLKKTSLTSHVLSRGENPRTSSPPSSSSASLKSNSALYIPVRIVTHSLSPSPKPFTSSFHGSSSTICSQMSSSGNLSKSGVKSPVPSRLALLTAILKSNPSHQRPFSPASCPTFSLNSPASSSLTLDQKAKQTPPTPKKSLSSCSLRAGSLDQGECQVSELTQQSFHLPVFTKSTPLSQAPSLSPTKQASSSLASMNVERTPSPTLKNNTMLSLLQTSASSSVGLPPVPPSSSLSSLKSKQDGDLRGPENPRNIHTYPSTLASSALSSLSPTINQRATFSSSEKCFHPSPALSSLINRSKRASSQLSGQELNPSALPSLPISSTSSASLPNLRSSSLPRANLPTLVPQLSPSALHPHCGSGTLPSRLGKSESSTPNHRSPVSTPSLPISLTRTEELISPCALSMSTGPENKKSKQYKTKSSYKAFAAIPTNTLLLEQKANLSSPSSTVSESQLTKPGVIRPVPVKSRILLKQEEEVYEPNPFSKYLEDNSDLFSEQDVTVPPKPVSLHPLYQTKLYPPAKSLLHPQTLSQADCLAPGPFSHLSFSLSDEQDESHTLLSHNACNKLSHPMAAIPEHEALDSKE
- the MLIP gene encoding muscular LMNA-interacting protein isoform X6 — protein: MCSWYLGFECSVSAGGSEAKPLIFTFVPTVRRLPTHTQLTDTSKFLVKIPEESSDKSPETVNRSKSNDYLTLNAGSQQERDKATLTCPSEVSGTILQEREFEANKLQGMQQSDLFKAEYVLIVDSEGEDEATSRKVEQGPPGGIGTAAVRPKSLAISSSLVSDVVRPKTQGTDLKASSHPEMLHGIAPQQKHGQLTSSSTTSEQLACKPPAFSFVSPTNPNAPPDPVHLEGASVLEEFHTRRLDVGGAVVEESATYFQTTAHSTPFSASKGTSSTLLFPHSTQLSGSNLPSSTAADPKPGLTSEVLKKTSLTSHVLSRGENPRTSSPPSSSSASLKSNSALYIPVRIVTHSLSPSPKPFTSSFHGSSSTICSQMSSSGNLSKSGVKSPVPSRLALLTAILKSNPSHQRPFSPASCPTFSLNSPASSSLTLDQKAKQTPPTPKKSLSSCSLRAGSLDQGECQVSELTQQSFHLPVFTKSTPLSQAPSLSPTKQASSSLASMNVERTPSPTLKNNTMLSLLQTSASSSVGLPPVPPSSSLSSLKSKQDGDLRGPENPRNIHTYPSTLASSALSSLSPTINQRATFSSSEKCFHPSPALSSLINRSKRASSQLSGQELNPSALPSLPISSTSSASLPNLRSSSLPRANLPTLVPQLSPSALHPHCGSGTLPSRLGKSESSTPNHRSPVSTPSLPISLTRTEELISPCALSMSTGPENKKSKQYKTKSSYKAFAAIPTNTLLLEQKALDEPAKTESVSKDNTLEPPVEHSSDSPSRSPKTLLGSDTVKTPTTLPRAAGRETKYANLSSPSSTVSESQLTKPGVIRPVPVKSRILLKQEEEVYEPNPFSKYLEDNSDLFSEQDVTVPPKPVSLHPLYQTKLYPPAKSLLHPQTLSQADCLAPGPFSHLSFSLSDEQDESHTLLSHNACNKLSHPMAAIPEHEALDSKE
- the MLIP gene encoding muscular LMNA-interacting protein isoform X23 translates to MQQSDLFKAEYVLIVDSEGEDEATSRKVEQGPPGGIGTAAVRPKSLAISSSLVSDVVRPKTQGTDLKASSHPEMLHGIAPQQKHGQLTSSSTTSEQLACKPPAFSFVSPTNPNAPPDPVHLEGASVLEEFHTRRLDVGGAVVEESATYFQTTAHSTPFSASKGTSSTLLFPHSTQLSGSNLPSSTAADPKPGLTSEVLKKTSLTSHVLSRGENPRTSSPPSSSSASLKSNSALYIPVRIVTHSLSPSPKPFTSSFHGSSSTICSQMSSSGNLSKSGVKSPVPSRLALLTAILKSNPSHQRPFSPASCPTFSLNSPASSSLTLDQKAKQTPPTPKKSLSSCSLRAGSLDQGECQVSELTQQSFHLPVFTKSTPLSQAPSLSPTKQASSSLASMNVERTPSPTLKNNTMLSLLQTSASSSVGLPPVPPSSSLSSLKSKQDGDLRGPENPRNIHTYPSTLASSALSSLSPTINQRATFSSSEKCFHPSPALSSLINRSKRASSQLSGQELNPSALPSLPISSTSSASLPNLRSSSLPRANLPTLVPQLSPSALHPHCGSGTLPSRLGKSESSTPNHRSPVSTPSLPISLTRTEELISPCALSMSTGPENKKSKQYKTKSSYKAFAAIPTNTLLLEQKALDEPAKTESVSKDNTLEPPVELYFPAQLRQQTEELCATIDKVLQDSLSMHSSDSPSRSPKTLLGSDTVKTPTTLPRAAGRETKYANLSSPSSTVSESQLTKPGVIRPVPVKSRILLKQEEEVYEPNPFSKYLEDNSDLFSEQDVTVPPKPVSLHPLYQTKLYPPAKSLLHPQTLSQADCLAPGPFSHLSFSLSDEQDESHTLLSHNACNKLSHPMAAIPEHEALDSKE
- the MLIP gene encoding muscular LMNA-interacting protein isoform X21: MCSWYLGFECSVSAGGSEAKPLIFTFVPTVRRLPTHTQLTDTSKFLVKIPEESSDKSPETVNRSKSNDYLTLNAGSQQERDKATLTCPSEVSGTILQEREFEANKLQGMQQSDLFKAEYVLIVDSEGEDEATSRKVEQGPPGGIGTAAVRPKSLAISSSLVSDVVRPKTQGTDLKASSHPEMLHGIAPQQKHGQLTSSSTTSEQLACKPPAFSFVSPTNPNAPPDPVHLEGASVLEEFHTRRLDVGGAVVEESATYFQTTAHSTPFSASKGTSSTLLFPHSTQLSGSNLPSSTAADPKPGLTSEVLKKTSLTSHVLSRGENPRTSSPPSSSSASLKSNSALYIPVRIVTHSLSPSPKPFTSSFHGSSSTICSQMSSSGNLSKSGVKSPVPSRLALLTAILKSNPSHQRPFSPASCPTFSLNSPASSSLTLDQKAKQTPPTPKKSLSSCSLRAGSLDQGECQVSELTQQSFHLPVFTKSTPLSQAPSLSPTKQASSSLASMNVERTPSPTLKNNTMLSLLQTSASSSVGLPPVPPSSSLSSLKSKQDGDLRGPENPRNIHTYPSTLASSALSSLSPTINQRATFSSSEKCFHPSPALSSLINRSKRASSQLSGQELNPSALPSLPISSTSSASLPNLRSSSLPRANLPTLVPQLSPSALHPHCGSGTLPSRLGKSESSTPNHRSPVSTPSLPISLTRTEELISPCALSMSTGPENKKSKQYKTKSSYKAFAAIPTNTLLLEQKALDEPAKTESVSKDNTLEPPVEHSSDSPSRSPKTLLGSDTVKTPTTLPRAAGRETKYANLSSPSSTVSESQLTKPGVIRPVPVKSRILLKQEEEVYEPNPFSKYLEDNSDLFSEQLSHPMAAIPEHEALDSKE
- the MLIP gene encoding muscular LMNA-interacting protein isoform X3: MCSWYLGFECSVSAGGSEAKPLIFTFVPTVRRLPTHTQLTDTSKFLVKIPEESSDKSPETVNRSKSNDYLTLNAGSQQERDKATLTCPSEVSGTILQEREFEANKLQGMQQSDLFKAEYVLIVDSEGEDEATSRKVEQGPPGGIGTAAVRPKSLAISSSLVSDVVRPKTQGTDLKASSHPEMLHGIAPQQKHGQLTSSSTTSEQLACKPPAFSFVSPTNPNAPPDPVHLEGASVLEEFHTRRLDVGGAVVEESATYFQTTAHSTPFSASKGTSSTLLFPHSTQLSGSNLPSSTAADPKPGLTSEVLKKTSLTSHVLSRGENPRTSSPPSSSSASLKSNSALYIPVRIVTHSLSPSPKPFTSSFHGSSSTICSQMSSSGNLSKSGVKSPVPSRLALLTAILKSNPSHQRPFSPASCPTFSLNSPASSSLTLDQKAKQTPPTPKKSLSSCSLRAGSLDQGECQVSELTQQSFHLPVFTKSTPLSQAPSLSPTKQASSSLASMNVERTPSPTLKNNTMLSLLQTSASSSVGLPPVPPSSSLSSLKSKQDGDLRGPENPRNIHTYPSTLASSALSSLSPTINQRATFSSSEKCFHPSPALSSLINRSKRASSQLSGQELNPSALPSLPISSTSSASLPNLRSSSLPRANLPTLVPQLSPSALHPHCGSGTLPSRLGKSESSTPNHRSPVSTPSLPISLTRTEELISPCALSMSTGPENKKSKQYKTKSSYKAFAAIPTNTLLLEQKALDEPAKTESVSKDNTLEPPVELYFPAQLRQQTEELCATIDKVLQDSLSMHSSDSPSRSPKTLLGSDTVKTPTTLPRAAGRETKYANLSSPSSTVSESQLTKPGVIRPVPVKSRILLKQEEEVYEPNPFSKYLEDNSDLFSEQDVTVPPKPVSLHPLYQTKLYPPAKSLLHPQTLSQADCLAPGPFSHLSFSLSDEQDESHTLLSHNACNKLSHPMAAIPEHEALDSKE
- the MLIP gene encoding muscular LMNA-interacting protein isoform X10 encodes the protein MCSWYLGFECSVSAGGSEAKPLIFTFVPTVRRLPTHTQLTDTSKFLVKIPEESSDKSPETVNRSKSNDYLTLNAGSQQERDKATLTCPSEVSGTILQEREFEANKLQGMQQSDLFKAEYVLIVDSEGEDEATSRKVEQGPPGGIGTAAVRPKSLAISSSLVSDVVRPKTQGTDLKASSHPEMLHGIAPQQKHGQLTSSSTTSEQLACKPPAFSFVSPTNPNAPPDPVHLEGASVLEEFHTRRLDVGGAVVEESATYFQTTAHSTPFSASKGTSSTLLFPHSTQLSGSNLPSSTAADPKPGLTSEVLKKTSLTSHVLSRGENPRTSSPPSSSSASLKSNSALYIPVRIVTHSLSPSPKPFTSSFHGSSSTICSQMSSSGNLSKSGVKSPVPSRLALLTAILKSNPSHQRPFSPASCPTFSLNSPASSSLTLDQKAKQTPPTPKKSLSSCSLRAGSLDQGECQVSELTQQSFHLPVFTKSTPLSQAPSLSPTKQASSSLASMNVERTPSPTLKNNTMLSLLQTSASSSVGLPPVPPSSSLSSLKSKQDGDLRGPENPRNIHTYPSTLASSALSSLSPTINQRATFSSSEKCFHPSPALSSLINRSKRASSQLSGQELNPSALPSLPISSTSSASLPNLRSSSLPRANLPTLVPQLSPSALHPHCGSGTLPSRLGKSESSTPNHRSPVSTPSLPISLTRTEELISPCALSMSTGPENKKSKQYKTKSSYKAFAAIPTNTLLLEQKALDEPAKTESVSKDNTLEPPVETPTTLPRAAGRETKYANLSSPSSTVSESQLTKPGVIRPVPVKSRILLKQEEEVYEPNPFSKYLEDNSDLFSEQDVTVPPKPVSLHPLYQTKLYPPAKSLLHPQTLSQADCLAPGPFSHLSFSLSDEQDESHTLLSHNACNKLSHPMAAIPEHEALDSKE